In Nocardioides faecalis, the following proteins share a genomic window:
- a CDS encoding protein kinase family protein, whose translation MPTSTRSGDVLSGRYRLIDLLSESGGGRFWRARDTVLERFVALHVIPESDPRAPALLEAARTSAAVVDPRILRVLDAKAEDGHCFVVNEWGTGISLDILVTHAGPLEAHNAAWLVADVADALAQAHDAGVTHGRLNPENVLIDGYGAVRIIGMCVDAALHGLSPGDVQGDLDDLGGLLYCALTGTWPGPSGSIVPAAPREGDCFLSPRQVRAGVPKPLDLMWRELSDPALRRPASGRRTTRRRRSDASEASGAHRIAAELLDFVGDPTHMQESLARAIPPINQIRPVWLPAMSDPLPHDASQDDIPVVPPVRRGDAADTDDTAAGTPEQADVSDAGTDLPEDQPRTEVNSVAEVPTEAGMPVFQGEDVTWLRTRSTPPPPPPPFEAPPERPLFAPDPPGGRAHRRTGATDRADTAHVGGPDDEGRPPGGYWPWEAGAPLVGDPLVGEELETEEHPVVPGRSWLRLAMAVGLALLVLCAVAVAFNLGRGRTLLGTENDAEPESSPAATASPTPLRTVDVRDFDPFGEDGAENPESVPNVLDGDVSTTWNTQTYKDQFGGPRGLKDGVGLLLDLGEVREVREVDVRLAGPGESTVELYVSDEPPDGAPEGEPAATATGAGRLTLVPGPSTTEGDAGDSTAPGDDGSSAEALSGRYVVLWWTALPKVPDGFRAEISEVVVRAQ comes from the coding sequence GTGCCGACGTCCACGCGTTCCGGTGACGTGCTCTCCGGCCGTTATCGGTTGATCGACCTGCTGAGCGAGAGTGGCGGCGGGCGCTTCTGGCGTGCCCGCGACACGGTGCTGGAACGGTTCGTGGCGCTGCACGTCATCCCCGAGAGCGACCCCCGGGCGCCCGCCCTGCTGGAGGCGGCACGCACCTCCGCCGCCGTGGTGGACCCCCGGATCCTGCGTGTCCTCGACGCCAAGGCCGAGGACGGCCACTGCTTCGTGGTCAACGAGTGGGGCACCGGCATCTCCCTCGACATCCTGGTCACCCACGCCGGGCCGCTGGAGGCGCACAATGCCGCCTGGCTGGTGGCCGACGTCGCGGACGCGCTCGCCCAAGCCCACGACGCCGGCGTGACGCACGGCCGGCTCAACCCCGAGAACGTGCTCATCGACGGCTACGGCGCGGTGCGGATCATCGGCATGTGCGTGGACGCCGCGCTGCACGGCCTCTCGCCCGGCGACGTCCAGGGCGACCTCGACGACCTCGGCGGGCTGCTCTACTGCGCGCTGACCGGCACCTGGCCGGGCCCCTCGGGCTCCATCGTCCCGGCCGCGCCCCGAGAGGGCGACTGCTTCCTCAGCCCCCGCCAGGTCCGGGCCGGCGTGCCGAAGCCGCTGGACCTGATGTGGCGCGAGCTCAGCGACCCCGCCCTGCGCCGACCGGCGTCGGGACGTCGTACGACGCGGCGGCGCCGCTCGGATGCCTCCGAGGCGTCCGGGGCGCACCGGATCGCCGCCGAGCTGCTCGACTTCGTCGGCGACCCGACCCACATGCAGGAGTCGTTGGCGCGCGCCATCCCGCCGATCAACCAGATCCGGCCGGTGTGGCTGCCGGCGATGAGCGACCCGTTGCCGCACGACGCCTCTCAAGACGACATCCCCGTGGTGCCGCCCGTGCGCCGAGGCGACGCCGCCGACACTGACGACACTGCCGCCGGCACCCCCGAGCAGGCTGACGTGTCCGATGCCGGGACCGACCTGCCCGAGGACCAGCCGCGGACCGAGGTCAACAGCGTCGCGGAGGTGCCCACGGAGGCCGGGATGCCGGTGTTCCAGGGTGAGGACGTGACGTGGCTGCGCACCCGCAGCACGCCGCCGCCTCCGCCGCCGCCGTTCGAGGCCCCGCCGGAGCGACCGCTGTTCGCGCCCGACCCTCCCGGCGGCCGAGCGCATCGGCGCACCGGCGCGACCGACCGAGCCGACACCGCGCACGTCGGCGGACCCGACGACGAGGGCCGCCCGCCGGGGGGCTACTGGCCGTGGGAGGCCGGCGCCCCGCTCGTCGGCGACCCCCTCGTCGGCGAGGAGCTCGAGACCGAGGAGCACCCGGTGGTGCCCGGCCGCTCCTGGCTGCGGCTGGCGATGGCGGTCGGGCTGGCGCTGCTGGTGCTGTGCGCGGTGGCCGTGGCGTTCAACCTCGGCCGGGGCCGCACCTTGCTCGGCACGGAGAACGACGCGGAGCCGGAGTCGTCGCCGGCCGCGACCGCCTCGCCGACCCCGCTGCGCACCGTCGACGTCCGCGACTTCGACCCGTTCGGGGAGGACGGGGCGGAGAACCCCGAGTCCGTGCCGAACGTGCTCGACGGCGACGTGAGCACGACCTGGAACACGCAGACCTACAAGGACCAGTTCGGCGGCCCGCGCGGCCTCAAGGACGGGGTGGGCCTGCTGCTCGACCTCGGCGAGGTGCGCGAGGTGCGCGAGGTCGACGTACGTCTGGCCGGGCCCGGCGAGAGCACCGTCGAGCTCTACGTCTCCGACGAGCCCCCCGACGGGGCTCCCGAGGGTGAGCCCGCGGCGACCGCCACCGGCGCAGGGCGCCTGACCCTGGTCCCCGGCCCCTCCACGACCGAAGGTGACGCGGGTGACAGCACGGCGCCCGGCGACGACGGTTCGTCGGCCGAGGCACTCAGCGGCCGCTACGTTGTCCTGTGGTGGACGGCCCTGCCGAAGGTCCCCGACGGCTTCCGGGCCGAGATATCCGAGGTGGTGGTCCGTGCGCAGTGA
- the sigM gene encoding RNA polymerase sigma factor SigM, producing MRSEMSDADLLAAHVAGDPEAFGVLVARHRDRLWAVALRTCGDPETAADGLQDALVAAFRRAGSFRGDAAVTTWLHRVVVNACLDRLRAAQVRRAEPLPEDLDDLAEVRRGPRATPAHAVDPAERVVADEQRSRVQAALAELPPVQRAAVVLVDMEGYPVAEVAQILDCAEGTVKSRCSRARARLAVLLADVLDVSDEPVPASAAVPQVVGNPATDPLVSGMATRGPPPASPPTFD from the coding sequence GTGCGCAGTGAGATGAGCGACGCCGACCTCCTCGCCGCGCACGTGGCCGGCGATCCTGAGGCGTTCGGCGTCCTCGTCGCCCGGCACCGCGACCGGCTCTGGGCGGTGGCACTGCGGACCTGCGGCGACCCCGAGACCGCTGCCGACGGGCTGCAGGACGCGCTGGTCGCGGCCTTCCGCCGGGCCGGCTCGTTCCGCGGCGACGCGGCCGTGACCACCTGGCTGCACCGGGTGGTGGTCAACGCCTGCCTGGACCGCCTGCGCGCCGCCCAGGTACGACGCGCCGAGCCGCTGCCCGAGGACCTCGACGACCTCGCCGAGGTCCGCCGTGGCCCGCGGGCCACCCCCGCTCACGCCGTCGACCCCGCCGAGCGGGTCGTCGCCGACGAGCAGCGGTCCCGGGTGCAGGCCGCGCTGGCCGAGCTGCCCCCCGTCCAGCGGGCGGCCGTGGTGCTGGTGGACATGGAGGGCTACCCCGTCGCCGAGGTGGCCCAGATCCTCGACTGCGCCGAGGGCACCGTGAAGAGCAGGTGCTCGCGCGCCCGTGCCCGGCTGGCCGTGCTCCTGGCCGACGTGCTCGACGTCTCCGACGAGCCGGTACCGGCCTCCGCGGCGGTGCCGCAGGTGGTGGGGAACCCCGCGACGGATCCCCTCGTCTCAGGGATGGCGACGCGCGGGCCGCCACCGGCGAGCCCGCCGACCTTCGACTGA